The Rhodococcus sp. B50 DNA window TCGAATGCCGTGTCGCGGATGCGGATCTCGTCGCCGATGGTCGGGTCGAGCGCATCTCCGACACGGTACGGAAGGGTCGACGCGGTGATGATCCACCGACTGTCGCGCACGTGCCCGACGGAGATCTCGCAGTCGACCAGTGCACGAGCCTCGGACAGCGTTGCCACCCCGTGGATCTGCTCGATGAGGGGCTCGGACCCGATCGTACGATCGCGCCCGCGTGCGAACGCGAAGGTGTCCCCCACGCGCACGAGCACTGCGGTTGTTCCGGTGTCGGGGTCCTCGAGCAGATGCTCCTCGACGTCCGGCGAGACGTCCACGATGCTCCAGTGTTCCGTGTAGTCCTCGAACACACCGTGTTCGACGAGCGTATCGGCATCGAGGACCGCGAGGCTGCCGGCGTCGGGCGTCGGCCCGAGCGGGTGGAACGACACGACGCGCTCCCACTCGACGTGGTCACCGCGGTCGAGCAACCGGCCCGCGAATCCGTCCTGCGTCGCGAGTGCCACGAGATCGTCGATGCCCATGTCCGTGAGGGTCGGTGCCGTGATCGTGGGCAGCGACGCAGGTCGCCTCAGGTCGCAGTACAGCCGCTCGCCCTGCAGCCAGGTGACGCGGGTGGTGGTGTCCGGTTCGGCGTCCGGCCGAGCCAACAGGGTTCGTTCGAACCGGGTTCCCGTCACGCGGACACGTTCGGCGACCGTCATGCGCCGTTCGCCTTCCAGCGTGCGCGCTCCTGGCCGAAGGCGACGGACTGCGTCGCCTGGAAGTCGGCGATCGACGTCGCATTGTCGGCGAGGAACTTCCGGTGATCGGCCAGCGAGAAGGTGCCGTCGGTGATCTCCACTCCCCCACCGCGACCCGCAGCGAGATCCGCTCGCAGGTCGAGCAGTTCGTCGGGGTCGACGGGGTACCACGAGATGCGGTCGAAGAAGCGCAGCAGCCAGGGGGTGCCGTCCTCGAACGGGCCGGCCGACTGCGGGTGCCGGTGGTTCCACACCTGCGTGGTGCGGCCGACGAACTGGTAACCGCCGGGGCCCTCCATGCCGTAGATGCACAGGTAGGCACCACCGATGCCCACGGCGTTCTCAGGGGTCCAGGTACGGGCCGGGTTGTACTTGGTGGTGACGAGGCGGTGCCGCGGATCGAGCGGCGTCGCGACCGGCGCGCCGAGGTAGACGTCGCCGAGTCCGAGGACCATGTAGTCGGCGGCGAAGACCGTGTCGAACACGTCGGCGACGGTGCCGAGGCCGTTCATGCGGCGGATGAACTCGATGTTCCACGGGCACCACGGGGCGTCGGAACGCACGCCGTGCACGTAGCGCTGGATCGCCTCGCGGGTCGCCGGATCGTCCCAGGACAGCGGGAGTCGCACCTGACGGCTCGGAACCTCGAGTTCGTCGCTGTCGCCGATAGTGTCCTCGACCTCGCCGAGCAGACTCAGCAGACCCGGCACGGGCAGGACGTCCGGATCGACCTTGACCTGCAACGACCGGATGCCCGGTGTGAGTTCGAGCAGACCCGTGGGACGCTCCGCTTCGAGGCGCTGGTGCAGCGCGTGCACGCGGGCCCGCAGCGCCAGATCGAGGGTCATATCGCCGTATTCGACGAGGACGTTGTCGTCGCCGCTGCGCCGGTAGGTGACGGCGGTGTGGCCGTCGCGGCGGGCCAGGACGCCGTCGTCTCCGTCGCCACCACCCGAGACGACGAGCGACAGTCCGGCACGGCGGCCGGGGCCGAGTTCGCGACGGGACGCACTGTGCTGCGAGCGCACAGGAACGAAGCGGACGGTGTTGCCGGGGGCGAGTTGGCCGAGTTTCCAGCGGTCGGCGGCCACGACGGTCACCGGGCACACGAACCCGCCCAGACTGGGTCCGTCGGGACCGAGCAGGATCGGGGTGTCGCCGGTGAAGTCGAGTGCGCCGACGGAGTAGGCGTTGTCGTGGATGTTCGACGGGTGCAGACCCGCTTCGCCGCCGTCGGTGCGCGCCCATTCGGGCTTGGGGCCGATGAGCCGCACGCCCGTGCGGTCGGAGTTGAAGTGCACCTCGTAGTCGGTGGCATAGAGGGTGTCGATGTCGGCGCGGGTGAAGAATTCCGGTGCGCCGTGCGGTCCTTCGGTGACCGCGATCTCCCAGTGCGTGCTCAGTGCGGGCACGTGCTCGGACGGGACCGGCACGCTGACGGCGGAGGCGTTCTCCCCGACGACGAGGACGTCACCCTCGCGCAGCGTGCGACCTTCGTGGCCACCGAACGTTCCGAGGGTGAAGGTGGATGCGCTGCCGAGGAATTCGGGGACGTCGAGGCCGCCGCGGACGAGAATGTAGACGCGCAGTCCGGGGCCGGGGACGGCTCCGATGTCGAGCAGACCGCCGGCGGGAATGGTGACGGGTCGCCACTGCGGAACGGCGACTCCGTCGACGCGCACGGTGACAGGTGCACCCGTCACACACACCTCGGTCTCCTCCGTGAACCGCAGAGCGGGGCCGGCCATCGTGGTCTCGAGGCCCGGCGCGCCCTCGTCGTTGCCGAGGGCGGCGTTGCCGAGGCGGAACGACAGGTCGTCCATCGGACCGGAGGGCGGCACACCGATCTGCCAGTATCCGGTGCGTCCGGGATAGTCCTGGACGGTGGTGAGCATTCCGGGACGTTCGACGGCGATCTTGGTGGTCATGGCTACCTCATTCCCCGCGAGTGACGATCATGCGGACCGGCGTGGGGTCGAAGCCGTTGCACGGATTGTTGATCTGGGGGCAGTTCGAGACGAGGACGAGCACGTCGCGCTCGGCGCGGATCGCGAGTCGCTTGCCGGGAGCAGACAGGCCGTCGACGATGCCGAGGGTGCCGTCGGCCTCGACCGGCACATTCATGAAGAAATTGATGTTGGAGACCAGGTCGCGCTTGCCGAGTCCCCACTTGGCGCCTTCGATGAGGAAGTTCTCGACGCAGGCGTGCTGGTGCTTGGTGTGGTGGCCGTAGCGGAGGGTGTTGGACTCCTGCGAGCAGGCTCCGCCGACGGTGTCGTGGTTGCCCACTTCGTCGGCGACGAGCGTCATCAGCGGCACACCGTCGGCGTCGCGCAGGACCGATCCGGTGGACAGGAAGAGGTTCTGCTGGGCCGCGACGGTGGCGGCGGCGCTGTAGCGGCGGGTGTGGTCGGCGGCGTCGTAGACGAGGGTGTCGACGGCCTGGTTGCCGTGCAGGTCGATGATGGTGAGGACGTCGCCCGCGGCGACGACAGCGGACCACGGGCCGCGGAGTCCGACGATCTCGTCGAGGACGACGTCGCCGGGGACGAGAGCGAGTTCTGCGGTGTCTGCGGTGATGGTCATCGGCGGATCTCCGTTTCGGACGTGGCGGCGGCCCAGGCGTCGTCGGTGTTGAGCACGGCGCGCTGGTACTCGGGGTCGGTGTTCGGCAGCGAGTTCAGTTCTCCGGGTGCTCGCCAGGCGAGGACTTCGAGGCTGCCGGTGATGAACTCGGAGTTCGGGTCGAGCGGATGTGCGGTGTTGGCGATCAATGCGATGACCGGCAGGTGGATCAGCAGGTCGACAGCGGCACCGGGGCCGGCGTTGCCGGTACTGACGAGGCCTCCGTCCTCCTCGACGCGGACACCGTGGAAGAAGGACAGCGAGGGCGGCAGGTCGCGCGGTTGCAGGTCGTGTTTGGCGGCGGCAACCGTGAACAGTTCGCGACCGGCAGGGGAACTCGAATGTAGCGATCCCTCACCGTATTTCGCGGTGTTCCCTGTGAGGTGCGTCGTGCCGCACAGCGCGTCGTGACGACCGGACGTGTCGGCGACGATCGTGGCGAGGACGCGACCCTGATCGGAGAGCAGGGGGTGCCCGACACCGAGATAGGCCTGCCACGGGACCTTCACCGTGTCGGCGACGTTGAGTCGCTCGTGCGGGGCGTCGGCACGGAACAGCAGGATGTGGGCGCAGGCCGTGCCGTGGACGTCCCGCAGGCGAAGCCGGGTGCCGCGGGCGAGGACCTTGCTGGTGTAGCGGCCACCGGGAACGGTCTCGGCCCAGGTCATCGACGCCGCGCGACCACTGGGCGGAGCCGGCCACGAGGATGCCGGGACGATCGGCATCGCGTCGGTGACGGTTCCTGCCTGCGCTCGGGCATGGGCACGAGCAGCGTGCGTGGTGGCGGTCGCGAGGGTCTCGGTCATGGCGCTCCGATCGGCGGTCCGGGGAAACTGTCGATCGACAGTTTTCCGATCGCGCATCTTCGGGGAATGTCCACGGCGTAACGAGTCCGTGACGTGTGTTTCATCCGTGTGACGAAATCTTCACGAGCGAAGACCGTCGTGCTGCACCGACTTTCGTCGTGTCAGAGTGGAGAGGTGACCCATGCAGGACCAGGACGTCCCCGCCTTCACGCGCCGCGCCGACCCGGACCGACCGCGCGTGCCGAGATCCTCGACGCCGCAGCAGAACTGTTCACCACCCGCGGGTTCTCCCCCACCTCGACACGGTCGATCGCCGAGGCCGTCGGGATCCGGCAGGCGTCGCTGTACAACCACTTCGCGACGAAGAACGACATCCTCGTCGCCTTGCTCGAAGACACCGTCGAACCGACCCTGGACTTCGACGACGACCTCGACGACACACTGCCGCCCGAGGTGCGCCTGTGCGCACTCGCCTGGTTCGACACTGCCCAATTGTCCGCCGGCAGATGGAATCTCGGCGCCCTGTACCACCTTCCGGAGATTCGCACCGAGCCGTTCGATCGTTTCCGGGACGAGCGCCGGCAATTGATGGAGCGTTACCGGTCTCTCGCGGCGCGGATCGTCGGCGACGGCGATCCCCGCACCCACCTGCCGTTCCGGATCGTCGAATCGGTCATCGGGATCCGCGCCGACAACGGCGATATCGACGCCGGACTACCCGAAGCGCTGGCGACGGCGTCGCTGACCGTTCTCGGGATCAGCGACGTTGCGGCAGTGACGAGCGCTGCTCGGGCACTCGTGGTGGGGGTTCCCGACGGTCTCCTGGGATCGATGAATCCACCGTCTCCGCCACACTCGTGAAGCGCAGTGCGGGTTCGTCCACCGGATCGCGGCGCAGGCGTTTACGGTCGAGATAATAGTTCTGCTCCATCGACCACGGGCCGTCCGCTCCGGAGGTGGGGAACACATCGGCCGATCGCCGCAGATAGTTCGAGGTGAGGTCCCAGAACGGTCCTCCGCCGACGGTCGGGTCGTCGCAGACCGGGGTGACGACGTCGTAACCGCGGCTGTCCATGTGGTCGAGCAGCCGGCACAGGTAGTGGCCGGTGAGGTCGACCTTCAGCGTCCACGAGTAGTTGGCGTAGCCGAACGCGAAAACGAAGTTGGGTATGCCGGTGAGCATCGACGCCTTGTAGGTGATGCACTCGTGCCAGTCGACGGGAACGCCGTCGACGTCGAGTGCGACCCGACCGAACGGCACCATGTTGAGGCCGGTCGCGGTGACGATGATGTCGGCCTCGAGTTCGCGACCGGACTCGAGGGCGATCCCCGTCGGCGTGAACCGGACGATCCGGTCGGTGACCACCGATGCATCTCCGTCGGCGATCGCATGGAAGAGATCGCTGTCGGTCGCGACGCACAGGCGTTGGTCCCACGGGTCGTAGGACGGGTTGAAGTGCACGTCGACGGGATAGTCGTCGGGCAGCACGCTCGTCATCCTGTGACGCAGAAGCCGGCGGAAGACGTTCGGTGCCCGCCGGCTCGTCCGGTACATCTCATGCAGCAGACGGATACTCAGGGAGCGGATCACGCGGTCGGCCGCCGGTGTCGGGAGTGCACGTCGCAGTGCGTTGGCGACCTTGTTCTCCTTCGGCCACCCCAGGACGTAGGACGGAGAGCGCTGCAGCATCGTCACGTGCTCGGCGACACCGGCCAGCCCCGGGATGAGCGTCACTGCGGTGGCACCGCTGCCGATGACGACGACCCGTTTCCCGGAACAGTCGAGATCCTCGGGCCAGTGCTGGGGGTGGACGATCGTGCCGCGGAAGTCGTCGCTGCCGTCGAACTCGGGGCTGTACCCCTCGTCGTAGTCGTAGTAACCGGTCGCGGAAAAGAAGAACCTGCAGGTCACCGAAAACGTGGTGTCGTCACTCACGCGTAGCAGGGTGACCGTCCACCTTCCGGTCTCGGACGAGAACGACGCGTCGACGACGCGGTGCCCGAAATGCAGGTACGGGGCGAGTCTGTGTTCGTCCACCGTCTCGTGCAGGTAACCGAGGATCTCGCTGCCCCCGGCGTACGCGTGCTTCTTCCGCCACGGCTTGAACTCGTACCCGAGGGTGTGCAGATCGGAATCGGATCGAACGCCCGGATATCGGAACAGATCCCACGTGCCGCCGAGCGCGTCGCGCGCCTCGACGATCGCGAAGGTCGTCGAAGGTCGTTTCGTCTTCAGGTGGTAGGCCGTGCCGATACCGGAGATACCGGCGCCGACGATCAGGACATCCACCTCGGCGGGCACGCTCCCGCCGGGTTCGATTCCGGTCATGTTCGTTCGGCTCCGTCCCTCGGCGGGTGCGTTCGATCGGCGGTTCTACACGTGTCGATCACTCACGCGGAAGGTCGCCCGGCGTGCGGTCGGCGCCCTCGAGCACATTCACCTCGTGCTTGTCGCTGCCCGGGCCCACGTGGGCCTCGGCGCGCATCCGCTCGACCATGTCGGGATAGTGCAGCTCGAAGGCCGGACGCTCCGACCTGATCCGCGGCAACTCGTAGAAGTTGTGCCGCGGCGGCGGACAGGTCGTCGCCCACTCGAGCGAGTTGCCGTAACCCCACGGGTCGTCGACCGTGACGACCTGGCCGTAGCGGTAGCTCTTGAAGACGTTCCACACGAACGGCAACGTCGACGCCCCCACGATGAAGGCACCGATGGTGGAGATCGTGTTCAGCGTGGTGAACCCGTCGGACGGCAGATAGTCGGCGTAGCGACGCGGCATGCCCTCGTTACCGAGCCAGTGCTGCACCAGGAAGGTGGTGTGGAAGCCGATGAAGGTCAGCCAGAAGTGCCAACGACCCAGGCGTTCGTCCATCAACCTGCCGGTCATCTTCGGGAACCAGAAGTAGATGCCGGCGTAGGTCGCGAACACGATGGTGCCGAAGAGCACGTAGTGGAAGTGCGCCACCACGAAGTACGAGTCGTGCAGGTGGAAGTCGAGCGGCGGGCTCGCGAGGATGACACCGGTCAGACCACCGAAGAGGAAGGTGACGATGAAGCCGACGGCGAAGAGCATCGGTGTCTCGAAGGTGATCTGGCCCTTCCACATCGTGCCGATCCAGTTGAAGAACTTCACACCGGTCGGCACGGCGATCAGGAAGGTCATGAACGAGAAGTAGGGCAGCAGCACCGCGCCGGTGGCGTACATGTGGTGCGCCCACACCGCGATCGACAACGCCGCGATCGCGATGGTCGCGTAGACCAGGCCGCTGTATCCGAAGATCGGCTTGCGGGAGAAGACCGGGAAGATCTCCGAGACGATGCCGAAGAACGGCAGCGCGACGACGTACACCTCGGGGTGACCGAAGAACCAGAACAAATGTTGGTAGAGGAGCACGCCGCCGGTGGCGGGATCGTAGATGTTGCCACCGATCACGCGGTCGACGAAAGCCCCCATGAACGCCGCGGCGAGGAGGGGGAAGACGAGGAGTACGAGGATCATCGTGATGAAGATGTTCCACGTGAAGATGGGCATCCGGAACATGGTCATGCCCGGTGCGCGCATACAGACCACGGTGGTGATCATGTTGACGCCACCGAGGATGGTGCCCAGACCCATCACCGCCAGACCCAGGAACCACAGGTTTCCACCGATACCGGGGGCATGGATCTCGTCGGCGAGCGGCATGTAGGACGTCCAACCGAAGTCGGCGGCACCGCCCGGGGTGATGAATCCGAACGCCACGGTGAGCGCGCCGAAGAGGAACAGCCAGTAGCTGAAGGCGTTCAGTCGCGGGAAGGCGACGTCGGGAGCGCCGATCTGCAGCGGCAGGATGTAGTTCGCGAAACCGAAGACGACCGGCGTCGCGTACATCAGCAGCATGATGCCGCCGTGGTTGGTGAACAGCTGGTTGTACTGCTCGTTGGACAGGAACTGCAAACCGGGCACCGCGAGCTCCGCGCGCATCAGCAGGGCGAGCAGACCACCGAACAGGAAGAACGCGAACGAGGTGAAGATGTACATCAGCCCGAGCGTCTTCGGGTCCGTGGTGGTGATCAGGTCATGGATGACCGCCCCCTTGGACTTCGCTCGCGGCGGATAGGGCCGCGTGGGCTTGACGGGAGCGACAACCGCGTTCATCGGGCCTCCTCGAGCCGCCGTGCGGCGGCAACGGTGCGGCGCGGACGGGATCGACGCGCGCGACGATCACCACCCGCGATGCTGCAGGTGCACCCAGAGTATGCGTTCCGTCACACCCACGCACCGGGTTCGCGGACCGAATTGCGACTCGACATCGACATGGGAAAAGACCATCGGAATCCCTCGTGTACACGGAAGGGAACGTGTTCTACATTGTGACCGTCGTCACTGCCGGTGCGTGCTGGACCGCACCGGCGCCACAGCGTCGAAGGGACACCATGTCGGCACCTACCACCGCGATCATCGGCGCCGGTATCAGCGGCGTGACGGCCGGAAAGATGATGTGCGACTACGGGGTGCCGTACACCTGCTTCGAGAGTTCCGACCGGGTGGGCGGGAACTGGGCATTCGGCAATCCCAACGGCCACAGCAGCGCGTACCGCTCGCTGCACATCGACACGTCGAAGCATCAGCTGTCGTTCAAGGACTACCCGATGCCGGAGTCCTATCCCGACTTCCCGCACCACACCCAGATCAAGGAGTACCTCGACGGCTACACCGACGCCTTCGGCCTCCGGGAGAACATCGAGTTCCGCAACGGTGTCCGGCACGCGCGCCGCCGCCCCGAGGGTGGTTGGGAACTCGACCTCGAGGACGGGAGCACGCGCGAGTTCGAGTTCCTCGTCGTCGCGAACGGTCACCACTGGGATCCCCGGGTGCCCGAGTTTCCTGGGCACTTCGCCGGTGAATCGCTCCACTCCCACCACTACATCGATCCCCGCACCCCGATCGATTTCGCGGGCAAGCGCATCCTCGTGGTGGGGCTCGGGAACAGCGCGGCCGACATCGCCGTGGAACTGTCGTCGAAGGCGCTGCAGACCGAGGTGACGCTGTCGACGCGGTCGAGCGCGTGGATCGTCCCGAAGTACATCGCGGGCCGCCCGGCCGACAAGTTCTACCGCACCGTCCCTTACATACCGATGGCGTGGCAACGGAAGGTCGCGCAGTGGGGGCAGCCCCTGTTGTCGGGACGTCCCGAGCGGTACGGGCTGCCCACTCCGAACCACAAGTTCTTCGAGGCGCACCCCACCCAGTCGGTCGAACTGCCGCTCCGCCTCGGATCGGGCGACATCGTGCCGAAACCCGACATCGAGCGGCTCGACGATCACCGGATCCACTTCGTGGACGGGACGTCGGCCGAGTTCGACGTCGTCATCTACGCGACCGGCTACAACATCACCTTCCCGTTCTTCGATCCGGCGTTCATCAGCGCTCCCGACAACCACATCGCGCTCTATAAACGGATCTTCGCGCCGGGGGTCCCCGACCTCGCGTTCGCCGGGTTCGCGCAGGCCACCCCCACGTTGTTCCCGTTCGTCGAATGCCAGGCACGGCTCATCGCGGCCTTTGCGATCGGCCGCTACGCACTGCCCTCCGAGGACGAGATGCGCCGCGTCATCGTCGAGGATCAGCGCAAGTTCACCGGGCACATGCTCGACCGGCCCCGGCACACGCAGCAGCTCGACTATTTCGCCTACGAGTTCGACATCCGGACGCGCGAGCTGCCCGCCGGCATCGCCCGCGCCGGCCAGGCATCGAAGGAGGCGGCATCATGCCCCCGCGTCCCATGACCTTCCGATCGGACAGCGAGACCGTCCACGCCTGGCATTTCACGCCCGGCTCCGACGTGTTCGACAGCGACGACGGCGTGCCCGTCGTGATCATGGCCCACGGACTGGGCGGGACGAAGGACTCCGGACTCGCCCCGTTCGCCGAGCGTCTCGCCGCAGCAGGCATGCACGTGCTCGCGTTCGACTACCGAGGATTCGGTGAGTCCGGAGGCACCGACCGTCAGCGGGTCGATGTCGCGGGGCAGATCGCCGACTACCGCGCCGCTCTGGAGACGGCGCGTCGACTCGACGGGACCGACCCCCGTCGCGCCGTGCTGTGGGGAGTGTCGTTGTCGGGCGGGCACGTCCTGTCCGTCGCGGCACAGGACCGGGACGTCGCGGCCGTCGTGTCCCTGACCCCGCTCGTCGACGGACCGGCCGCGGGTGTCCTCGCCGCACGACACCACGCGCCCTCCACGCTGGTCCGTTCGACGGCAGCAGGCATCCGCAGCCGCGTCGGGTCGGTCGCGCGACGCTCGTCCACCACCATCCCGATCGTGGGGCCACCCGGCACGGTCGCCGCCCTGTCTCTGGACGGCTACCACGAGGATTATCTGTCCCTGGCCGGCCCGACCTGGCGCAACGAGATCGACGCCGACGTCGTGCTGTCGCTCGGCACCTACCGTCCCACGCGACACGCGTCGTCCGTCGCGTGCCCCGTCCTCGTGCAGATCGCGGACTTCGATCGCAGCGCACCGCCGCATGCCGCGGCACGGGCGGCCTTCCGCGCTCGCGCGGAGGTGCGTCACTATCCGTGCGACCACTTCGACGTCTGGCCCGGCAAGGACTGGTTCGACCGGGCCGTACAGCATCAGATCCACTTCCTGACCCGACATCTCGCTGCGCCGTAGCCCCCGAGGGATCCTTATCCGGTTCCCGTCCCTTCGCACATTCGAGGCAGACATGGCAGACACCGTCCAGCAGGCCCTACGCGAACTGCTCGAGAACGACACCGCAGCCGTCGTCCACGACACCGGTACGTGGACGTGGCGCGAGCACCTGCAGGAGGCGTCCGCTCAGGCGTCGGCACTGCTGTCGCTGATGGAGCGCGACCGGCCGGTCCACGTGGGCGCGCTCCTCGGCAACACTCCCGCCTTCCTCCACGCGATCGCCGGAGCGGGGCTGGCGGGCTTTCCGCTCGTCGGCATCAACAACACGCGTCGCGGTGAGGGACTGGCACGCGACATCGTGCGGGCCGACTGCCAGATCCTGCTGACGGACGCCGAACATGCCCCACTGCTCGACGGCCTGGACCTCGGCGGGGTCACCGTCTTCGACGTCGCGAGCCCCGAGTGGCGGGCACTCGTCGACGGCGCCGGCCCGCTGGAGCCGTACCGCGAGGTGGGACCGACCGATCCGTTCATGTTGATCTTCACATCGGGTACGAGCGGCGACCCGAAGCCGGTGTTGCTCGCCCACATGATGGTGCTGTTCTCGGGCGGCACTCTCGTCCCTCGGTTCTCGATCACGAGCGACGACGTGGTCTACCTGTCGATGCCGTTGTTCCACTCCAACGCGATCCTCGCCGGGTGGTGCGTGTCGCTGTGCAGCGGCGCCGCGATGGCACCGGCGACGTTCTCCGCCTCGCACTTCGTCGACGACGTGCGCCGCTACGGTGCGACCTACATGAACTACGTCGGCAAACCCCTCGCGTACATCCTCGCGACCGTCGAGCAGCCCGACGACGCCGACAACCCGCTGCGGGTGGCGTTCGGCAACGAGGCAACCGACCGGGACATCGAGGAGTTCGGCCGGCGCTTCGGCTGCACCGTCTGGGACGGTTTCGGGTCGACCGAGGCCGCAGTGATCATCACCCGCGACGAGGGCACCCCACCCGGATCGATCGGGCGGGGACTGCCGGGCGTGGACGTCTACGATCCGGAGACCGTCACCCCCTGTGCCCACGCGGAATTCGACGACGACGGCGCGCTGATCAACGCCGACGAGGCCGTCGGTCAGCTCGTGAACACGCAAGGTGCCGGGTTCTTCACCGGCTACTACAACGACGAGGCCGCCACGAACGAATGTCTGCGGAACGGCATGTTCTGGTCCGGCGATCTCGCCTACAAGGACGCGGACGGGTGGATCTACCTCGCCGGTCGCACCGCCGACTGGATGCGGGTGGACGGTGAGAATCTCGCCGCCGCTCCCATCGAACGTATCCTGCAGCGGCTTCCGCAACTGAGCCGCGTCGCCGTATACGGCGTGCCCGACGAGCACGTGGGCGACCAGATCATGAGCGCCATGGTTCTGCGCGACGAGACATCGCTCACCCCTGTGGAGTTCGAGAAGTTCCTCGCGCAACAGGCGGATCTCTCCCCGAAGGCGTGGCCGAGGTACGTGCGGATCGCGGCGGATCTGCCCACCACCGCCACCAACAAGATCCTCAAGCGCGCACTCGAGACGGAAGGCCCCACAGCCGGTGACGGTGTGCTGTGGGTGCGCAAGAACGAGAGGTACGTCGCGGTCTCAACCGGTCGCGACACTGCCGGAGAGGAGCGCGAAACCGTCTCCGGCGCGGAAGGTTTCGCGTTCCGATGACCGTTTCGCGCTCCGACATCTCAGCGCTCGTCGAAGCCGGGCAGCCGGGACGGCTGCT harbors:
- a CDS encoding alpha/beta hydrolase, with the translated sequence MPPRPMTFRSDSETVHAWHFTPGSDVFDSDDGVPVVIMAHGLGGTKDSGLAPFAERLAAAGMHVLAFDYRGFGESGGTDRQRVDVAGQIADYRAALETARRLDGTDPRRAVLWGVSLSGGHVLSVAAQDRDVAAVVSLTPLVDGPAAGVLAARHHAPSTLVRSTAAGIRSRVGSVARRSSTTIPIVGPPGTVAALSLDGYHEDYLSLAGPTWRNEIDADVVLSLGTYRPTRHASSVACPVLVQIADFDRSAPPHAAARAAFRARAEVRHYPCDHFDVWPGKDWFDRAVQHQIHFLTRHLAAP
- the fadD1 gene encoding fatty-acid--CoA ligase FadD1; this encodes MADTVQQALRELLENDTAAVVHDTGTWTWREHLQEASAQASALLSLMERDRPVHVGALLGNTPAFLHAIAGAGLAGFPLVGINNTRRGEGLARDIVRADCQILLTDAEHAPLLDGLDLGGVTVFDVASPEWRALVDGAGPLEPYREVGPTDPFMLIFTSGTSGDPKPVLLAHMMVLFSGGTLVPRFSITSDDVVYLSMPLFHSNAILAGWCVSLCSGAAMAPATFSASHFVDDVRRYGATYMNYVGKPLAYILATVEQPDDADNPLRVAFGNEATDRDIEEFGRRFGCTVWDGFGSTEAAVIITRDEGTPPGSIGRGLPGVDVYDPETVTPCAHAEFDDDGALINADEAVGQLVNTQGAGFFTGYYNDEAATNECLRNGMFWSGDLAYKDADGWIYLAGRTADWMRVDGENLAAAPIERILQRLPQLSRVAVYGVPDEHVGDQIMSAMVLRDETSLTPVEFEKFLAQQADLSPKAWPRYVRIAADLPTTATNKILKRALETEGPTAGDGVLWVRKNERYVAVSTGRDTAGEERETVSGAEGFAFR